GAGGGGTATGTTCTGTACAAGAAAAATCtgaacagaagcaaagcagctaACGAGTGACAGCATTATCATCTGCCTTCAGGATTTTATGTCatgagaagcagctgcagcacccaAGCATCTTTTATCACAGTGCCTTCCTCATGGGAGAGCTAACTGCACAGTGGAGTGGGTGAGGACTCTGGCTGTTCCTTTTCTGCCTAAGATGAAGGGCAATTTGGATTAATGCTTTGTACATACATGTGATCGAGATTCCAGGTACTGAAGAGGATTCTGCTCTCCCTGTTACTGTAGGGGTTGATGGAATGCTTACACGGGCAGTCATCTCTGTCGAAGGGTCCCTATAAAACAAGAGGGTGCCCTGCTCATCACAGCTGACTCAAGGTAGATCACCCACACCATTGCCCTCCCAAGACCAATATTACATTGTGGGCACATCCAGCTAACTCCTTCCTTCCTCTACTGTAAGTCAGAGTGATGCTTGCTGGAACCAAGACTCTGCTTTAGAAAGGACTGAACTCACCTGACAAGAGAACCACCCCTCTGTGGTGCACAGGCgggctgcttcctcctcctcccttctgtCAAAGTAGCATCCATTGTATTTCACAGATTTCAGTTTATCTGCCATCATGTCAATGATCCTTTTATACTCATCTCTTGCTGTAGGATGAACATTTGAAATAAAGCTGCTAacctagagaagggggaaaaccccaaaccaatcaTTCCTTGGTGCCTGTAGCAGCCTGAAGCTCTTTCCTACAATCACTATGTCATACTATAGAAGTCTTTTATATGTGATCACAGAATTAACTTGCATCTTGAAAATAAGCTACTTCAAGAGAACCTTTTACCTCTTTCATGTAGCTCCGTATTCTGCTTTCACAACTGTATCGCATGTAGCTTGACTTGTTCTTAAAGCGAGACTCCAGACCTAAAGGGAGTTAAGTGTGTTGTAACTTAGTTACTCTTAGTGCAGGGCTTCTgccttcccccttccttccaAACTCCCTACGTGCAGATGTTTTCGTTCCTATTTTTGCTTTACTGCGTCAGGACTACCCTGCTCTTAGCATTTAAAAGCCCACCCAGAGCACCAGCTCTCGGAGTTGTAGCCGATGTTATAGCTGTTACTTGCTAAAGAGATTATGAAAAGAAAGCCATTGTTCAGGAAGAACCACAACAAGGACTTGGGAAGGGCAGCTTGTGAAGGGagttgaaagaaaatacaaaggaagGTTAGCTGGTACCTGCAATTAGCAGGATGCTAGTAGCAAATCGTTAACAGATTGTAAATGCACACCTGTACTGATGGGGAAAACAACGTATTCCATTGGATAGAGCAACAGGGAACACTGGAGAAGTTTTAACCATTTTCTGATGCTAAATATGCATATATTGTACAGAAACCTTGAAAATGTGATCACTGCTCCCTTGACAGGGTACCAAACCGCTCCAGCCAGACTTGCTCCCACATTCTTAAGCTATGATAGAATGATTCTACTTCAAGAACAGCAGGACTGGCAGAAGCGAGTGTCTCCAGCCAGAGCCCCACGGCAGCTCCCCGCAGTCACCGGACGCACCTTCAAACCACTTCTCATCCTCCTCCTTGTCCTCGGCCAGGATGTTCTCGCTCAGGTTGTGGATGAGATCCgccagcagcctctgcctccTGGGAGCCCGCTCATCGCTGAGCAGCTTCCGAGCGGCCTCCACCACGGCCTCCCGCTGGGTGCAGAAGGCGGCGAGGAACTGCTCGATATCGCTGGCACCTGCGGTAAGGACGAAGCGGCGCCGGCTGAGCGGCCGGTCCCAGGCACTCCCCCACTGCCCGGCCCCGGTGCACTCACAGCCGTGCCACGTCTCCCCCggtcccagcagcaccagctcgGTCTGCGGCGGCAGAGCGCGGAAGTAGCTCTCGGTCAGCTCCGTCCCGTCCTCATAGAGGCAGAGGCGGCTGCCTGGCAAGGGAAGCTGCCCCGCGGGCGGGTGAGGCCGGGCGGGCCCAACGCCCCTCGCCGCGGCCCCCGGCCCGCACCTGCAGCAGCCGGCAGCTCTTCCGGAGCAGCCCGCGCAGGCTCCCGGCCGCCACCCCGACCTTCCGCGGGGCGCAGCGCCCGCGCACCCGGAAAGCGCGGAGCAGCTCCGCCATGGCCCGGTGCGGCCCCCGCCACGCAGGCGCCCTGAGCGGAGAAGACTGGTCCGGCCCGGGCGGACGCGCATGCGCGGCGCGGGGCGCGGCGTTGCCATGGGACCCGGCGGTGGGGCCGCGCTGAGGCGAGTGGGGCCTGCTCCGGCCTGGCCGCTTCCCTCGTGCTCCTGCCGCTGCCTCCGGCCGGGCAGAGGCAACCCCGAGGGCCCCGCGGCTTTGTCCGCGGTCCGGTCCCCCGAGCCGGAGGGGTGCTGCAGCGGCCGGGGGTagcggggagaggaggaggaggaggaggagggagggggccGAAATCGATGCTGTGGTAGCCCTGCGGTACCGGGGGTAGGGGTAGCGGTGCTCTCTGCTGCTTGTCTTTCCCGTTGTTCGTTCCCTGTGCCGGCCCTGTCAGCAGCCCGGGTGTGTGCGTAGCTGCGGAAAGGTGCTAAATTGACCCAGTTCTTTATTATTGCTTAATTTATAACGTTGGCAAACTGCTGCTAGTTAGCTAACCCCTCATCGTGTTAAGTGCAAGCAAAATGCTCAGCATAAGAACATGGTGTGGTTTCTGGGGCTGATATTATAAAGAAAACTTAGATTTGTCATCGTCATCTGCTGACTTGACGGCCCACGGGACTTAATTCTTTGACTGCAGCGTTTCAGTGTGCTTCTCTTGCCCTTCCAGGAATTACCTTGCGCTTGAAGCACTGTGGCTTTGACTGGCCCACGTCTGCAGGATGCCCCACAAGGTCGGGTTTATAGTTGTTAGTTCATCAGGACACGAAGATGGCTTCAGCGCGAAGGAGCTGATGGTTCACGCACCGACAGTGAATGGATGGCGGTCACCCAGGTATCTCAAGGGGCTGGGACATGCATACACTGGGTTTAAAATAAGCGGATGATGTACTGTGTCAGGGTAGTCGCAGCCTCCCAGGTCAAACTGGTGATAAACCCACCAAAAGTTACTTTAATCCCATGGAATCCTTATcttggagggaaaaaagcacCTTAGTTATCATGTAAAGGCATCACATTGCatttaaataaagttatttgaaagaagggaagggaattgTTTGTATTCTTGTCAGTTTTGGAGTTGGCAACTGCTTTGGCTTAGTATTAAAAATCCAGTCTTCTCAGCATATCCTCTAGACATGTATGGCCACCTTAACACACACATGTGTGCAGTGAAGTGAAAAGTGTTTCTCGTCCTTGGTTTATTTTCATGATATTTGCAATGCTGATGTAAGTGGTAATAACGTTGGAAAGCTTTGTAATTAAATGTTACTCAAGTTGGAAGTGAAATCGTCTGTAAAAGGATGATTCAGAAATCGTGTGTGTTTTCAGACTCTGTCAGTATCCACAGGAAATTGTTCTGCAGTTGGTGGAGAGATGTCGAATACGAAAGCTGCAGTTGCTTGCTCACCAGTACATGATTTCAAGCAAAATTGAGTTCTACATCAGCGAAAGCTTGCCTGAATACTTTGCTCCCTATCAGTCAGAGAGATTTCACAGACTAGGGTAAGTAAAACAGCTCTAAATAGTTTTATTACCTTAATCAAAAGGTCTTCAGGAGGAAGTAATGTGCAATAATATGGCTACAGCGTGCTGGAAGCAGCAAAGAGATTCTGTATTTGCTTATATGAAGATATAGGTGTAAGAGACATGAATAGGATTGTCAGGTCACAGCATATGCTTCACTTATGAGTTTTAAACCTTATCAAAGTCCCCACCTGAGGAGTAAAGATGCAGCTGTGTATTTGTACGGTTCCTGTGCTTACTTGCtacattttccttctcagttATGTTCCTCTCTCGGACAATGAAAAGACTGATTTCAAAGCACGAGAGTTAAAGTCTGTGTACATGGATGCTGTTGGCCAGTACCTGAAGCTGATTTTCCATAAGAATTATGTCAATAAATACAACTTATATGGTCAGGTAAGTTGAGTTACAAGTCCTTACGTGGTAAGCTAGATGATACTTCAGTAGTACAGAGCAGGCAATGAAATCTGCTCCTTTGAATTATAGGAGCTAAAAATGTCGGTTGGATTTATATTAGGTTTGTTTTaaccagaaaatacaaataagagGTTCTAAGTGACTTGGAATCATGACCAAGTGCATGCAACTGatccaaaacaaacaagtcAAGTGCCCATTCCATTACTGCATTTTGTCCTAAGTTGTAGAGAGCACATGAAGCTCTGCTCTGAGGACAAAGGTTTTCCTCTGAGAACAGCTTTGTGGTCCTTACAAAGACACTCTTAGTCTGTAGGATCTGAGGTGATGTTAAGTGAAGGTATTATACAGCCACCCtgatacagaaaaagcaaactacCTCAGTTCTACAGCGAGTCTCTTCCCTTTTATCCCAGAGCAGGAAAGGGAGCAACGATGGCTGTGCAATGTGGTCTGGAGACTTGGTGATAAATTTTTAATGGAGCATGAAGTACATTTGGCACTTAGTGCTGTTCTTTGCTTCCATCTCACTCTGGAGACCACCAGCtctatttttttgtctttttgttccactttttttgtttcagttttcataaGATATGGAAAAAGTAATGACCTTATGCATTTACATTTGCTTTAAATCTATCCCAGGTCGCCCTAGTAGCTATAAACATTATTGGAGATCCAGCAGACTACAGTAATGACAGCACTAACAGTGTAAGTGCAAAGCAGCCCTGTCTTTTTACTATTACTACACGTGTTCAGTTGCAGGGTTCCTGGGGTAATGGAGTGCatctttcttctgctggttttgtgctgtaGCAGAGCTGCCATGtgttaattatttattttctttaatgttttaatgATGTTCTCAAAAATGGAGCCCGATATGTGGGTGGAAAA
Above is a genomic segment from Lathamus discolor isolate bLatDis1 chromosome 16, bLatDis1.hap1, whole genome shotgun sequence containing:
- the DFFB gene encoding DNA fragmentation factor subunit beta isoform X4, producing MAELLRAFRVRGRCAPRKVGVAAGSLRGLLRKSCRLLQLPLPGSRLCLYEDGTELTESYFRALPPQTELVLLGPGETWHGCASDIEQFLAAFCTQREAVVEAARKLLSDERAPRRQRLLADLIHNLSENILAEDKEEDEKWFEGLESRFKNKSSYMRYSCESRIRSYMKEVSSFISNVHPTARDEYKRIIDMMADKLKSVKYNGCYFDRREEEEAARLCTTEGWFSCQGPFDRDDCPCKHSINPYSNRESRILFSTWNLDHIIEKKRAVVPELAEAVKTQDGREVNWEYFYQLLFTVDNLKLVHIACHKKTNHNLSCDKTKIYRRRKHNHRI
- the DFFB gene encoding DNA fragmentation factor subunit beta isoform X2 is translated as MAELLRAFRVRGRCAPRKVGVAAGSLRGLLRKSCRLLQLPLPGSRLCLYEDGTELTESYFRALPPQTELVLLGPGETWHGCECTGAGQWGSAWDRPLSRRRFVLTAGASDIEQFLAAFCTQREAVVEAARKLLSDERAPRRQRLLADLIHNLSENILAEDKEEDEKWFEGLESRFKNKSSYMRYSCESRIRSYMKEVSSFISNVHPTARDEYKRIIDMMADKLKSVKYNGCYFDRREEEEAARLCTTEGWFSCQGPFDRDDCPCKHSINPYSNRESRILFSTWNLDHIIEKKRAVVPELAEAVKTQDGREVNWEYFYQLLFTVDNLKLVHIACHKKTNHNLSCDKTKIYRRRKHNHRI
- the DFFB gene encoding DNA fragmentation factor subunit beta isoform X3, translating into MAELLRAFRVRGRCAPRKLPLPGSRLCLYEDGTELTESYFRALPPQTELVLLGPGETWHGCECTGAGQWGSAWDRPLSRRRFVLTAGASDIEQFLAAFCTQREAVVEAARKLLSDERAPRRQRLLADLIHNLSENILAEDKEEDEKWFEGLESRFKNKSSYMRYSCESRIRSYMKEVSSFISNVHPTARDEYKRIIDMMADKLKSVKYNGCYFDRREEEEAARLCTTEGWFSCQGPFDRDDCPCKHSINPYSNRESRILFSTWNLDHIIEKKRAVVPELAEAVKTQDGREVNWEYFYQLLFTVDNLKLVHIACHKKTNHNLSCDKTKIYRRRKHNHRI
- the DFFB gene encoding DNA fragmentation factor subunit beta isoform X1, translated to MATPRPAPRMRVRPGRTSLLRSGRLRGGGRTGPWRSCSALSGCAGAAPRGRSGWRPGACAGCSGRAAGCCRCGPGAAARGVGPARPHPPAGQLPLPGSRLCLYEDGTELTESYFRALPPQTELVLLGPGETWHGCASDIEQFLAAFCTQREAVVEAARKLLSDERAPRRQRLLADLIHNLSENILAEDKEEDEKWFEGLESRFKNKSSYMRYSCESRIRSYMKEVSSFISNVHPTARDEYKRIIDMMADKLKSVKYNGCYFDRREEEEAARLCTTEGWFSCQGPFDRDDCPCKHSINPYSNRESRILFSTWNLDHIIEKKRAVVPELAEAVKTQDGREVNWEYFYQLLFTVDNLKLVHIACHKKTNHNLSCDKTKIYRRRKHNHRI